In Bactrocera oleae isolate idBacOlea1 chromosome 3, idBacOlea1, whole genome shotgun sequence, a genomic segment contains:
- the PGAP5 gene encoding metallophosphoesterase 1 homolog isoform X1, whose product MYILTTISCITFLTFLYCEFLADFLQLSLCQWPTLGTKSLKKEIELRAMIIADTHLIGPIHGHWLDRIYREWHMHRSFQASMRLFEPEVVFVLGDLFDEGDIVTSRDFEQYVERFHRIFKTPSNVPIISAVGNHDIGFHYKMDRSFIKRFSKHFNNTGVEIYTIKGNHFIMINSMAMQNDGCGFCNAALHDLNSISEKLKCLKNKDSCEDNEVLQKHKTYNRPILMQHFPTYRKSDAVCREHDAPSIEFFRENWEVLSKKSTDLIGKLLTPRVAFAGHSHHYCLNINRFGVEEYTVASFSWRNKVEPSFLLTSFSGPSYAVSKCKMLAQMHVYNTYIAATTILIATIIFQISRKFMSISKKA is encoded by the exons atgtatattttgacAACAATTTCTTGCATCACTTTTTTGACTTTCTTGTATTGTGAATTTTTGGCGGACTTTTTACAACTCTCACTGTGTCAATGGCCAACTCTAggaacaaaaagtttaaaaaaggaAATTGAATTAAGAGCCATGATAATTGCAGACACCCATCTAATTGGCCCCATACATGGCCACTGGCTAGACAGAATATATAGGGAATGGCATATGCATCGGAGTTTTCAG GCCTCTATGCGTCTCTTCGAACCAGAGGTGGTTTTTGTGTTGGGTGATCTCTTCGATGAAGGAGATATTGTTACAAGTCGTGATTTCGAACAATATGTTGAACGCTTCCATCGGATTTTTAAGACACCAAGTAATGTGCCCATTATAAGTGCTGTCGGCAATCATGACATTGGTTTCCACTATAA AATGGATAGAAGTTTCATTAAACGCTTTTCGAAACATTTTAACAACACGGGTGTAGAAATTTATACAATCAAAGGGAATCATTTTATTATGATTAATTCTATGGCAATGCAAAATGATGGCTGTGGTTTTTGTAATGCGGCACTGCATGATTTAAATAGTATATCTG AAAAACTAAAATGCCTCAAAAATAAAGATAGTTGCGAAGATAATGAGGTtctacaaaaacacaaaacctATAATCGTCCGATTTTGATGCAACATTTTCCAACCTATCGAAAATCGGATGCCGTTTGTAGAGAACATGATGCACCAAGCATTGAGTTCTTCCGCGAAAATTGGGAGGTGCTCTCAAAAAAATCAACAGATTTAATAG gCAAACTCCTAACACCACGAGTTGCTTTCGCTGGCCACAGCCATCATTATTGCTTGAATATAAATCGTTTTGGTGTAGAAGAGTATACAGTAGCCTCTTTCAGTTGGCGCAATAAAGTAGAACCGAGCTTCTTGCTG ACTTCTTTTAGCGGCCCGTCCTACGCTGTCTCAAAATGCAAAATGTTAGCACAAATGCATgtctataatacatacatagcgGCAACGACAATATTAATAGcaacaattatttttcaaatctcAAGAAAATTCATGAGTATAAGCAAAAAAGCCTGA
- the PGAP5 gene encoding metallophosphoesterase 1 homolog isoform X2 has product MFGTKSLKKEIELRAMIIADTHLIGPIHGHWLDRIYREWHMHRSFQASMRLFEPEVVFVLGDLFDEGDIVTSRDFEQYVERFHRIFKTPSNVPIISAVGNHDIGFHYKMDRSFIKRFSKHFNNTGVEIYTIKGNHFIMINSMAMQNDGCGFCNAALHDLNSISEKLKCLKNKDSCEDNEVLQKHKTYNRPILMQHFPTYRKSDAVCREHDAPSIEFFRENWEVLSKKSTDLIGKLLTPRVAFAGHSHHYCLNINRFGVEEYTVASFSWRNKVEPSFLLTSFSGPSYAVSKCKMLAQMHVYNTYIAATTILIATIIFQISRKFMSISKKA; this is encoded by the exons gaacaaaaagtttaaaaaaggaAATTGAATTAAGAGCCATGATAATTGCAGACACCCATCTAATTGGCCCCATACATGGCCACTGGCTAGACAGAATATATAGGGAATGGCATATGCATCGGAGTTTTCAG GCCTCTATGCGTCTCTTCGAACCAGAGGTGGTTTTTGTGTTGGGTGATCTCTTCGATGAAGGAGATATTGTTACAAGTCGTGATTTCGAACAATATGTTGAACGCTTCCATCGGATTTTTAAGACACCAAGTAATGTGCCCATTATAAGTGCTGTCGGCAATCATGACATTGGTTTCCACTATAA AATGGATAGAAGTTTCATTAAACGCTTTTCGAAACATTTTAACAACACGGGTGTAGAAATTTATACAATCAAAGGGAATCATTTTATTATGATTAATTCTATGGCAATGCAAAATGATGGCTGTGGTTTTTGTAATGCGGCACTGCATGATTTAAATAGTATATCTG AAAAACTAAAATGCCTCAAAAATAAAGATAGTTGCGAAGATAATGAGGTtctacaaaaacacaaaacctATAATCGTCCGATTTTGATGCAACATTTTCCAACCTATCGAAAATCGGATGCCGTTTGTAGAGAACATGATGCACCAAGCATTGAGTTCTTCCGCGAAAATTGGGAGGTGCTCTCAAAAAAATCAACAGATTTAATAG gCAAACTCCTAACACCACGAGTTGCTTTCGCTGGCCACAGCCATCATTATTGCTTGAATATAAATCGTTTTGGTGTAGAAGAGTATACAGTAGCCTCTTTCAGTTGGCGCAATAAAGTAGAACCGAGCTTCTTGCTG ACTTCTTTTAGCGGCCCGTCCTACGCTGTCTCAAAATGCAAAATGTTAGCACAAATGCATgtctataatacatacatagcgGCAACGACAATATTAATAGcaacaattatttttcaaatctcAAGAAAATTCATGAGTATAAGCAAAAAAGCCTGA
- the PGAP5 gene encoding metallophosphoesterase 1 homolog isoform X3, with product MIIADTHLIGPIHGHWLDRIYREWHMHRSFQASMRLFEPEVVFVLGDLFDEGDIVTSRDFEQYVERFHRIFKTPSNVPIISAVGNHDIGFHYKMDRSFIKRFSKHFNNTGVEIYTIKGNHFIMINSMAMQNDGCGFCNAALHDLNSISEKLKCLKNKDSCEDNEVLQKHKTYNRPILMQHFPTYRKSDAVCREHDAPSIEFFRENWEVLSKKSTDLIGKLLTPRVAFAGHSHHYCLNINRFGVEEYTVASFSWRNKVEPSFLLTSFSGPSYAVSKCKMLAQMHVYNTYIAATTILIATIIFQISRKFMSISKKA from the exons ATGATAATTGCAGACACCCATCTAATTGGCCCCATACATGGCCACTGGCTAGACAGAATATATAGGGAATGGCATATGCATCGGAGTTTTCAG GCCTCTATGCGTCTCTTCGAACCAGAGGTGGTTTTTGTGTTGGGTGATCTCTTCGATGAAGGAGATATTGTTACAAGTCGTGATTTCGAACAATATGTTGAACGCTTCCATCGGATTTTTAAGACACCAAGTAATGTGCCCATTATAAGTGCTGTCGGCAATCATGACATTGGTTTCCACTATAA AATGGATAGAAGTTTCATTAAACGCTTTTCGAAACATTTTAACAACACGGGTGTAGAAATTTATACAATCAAAGGGAATCATTTTATTATGATTAATTCTATGGCAATGCAAAATGATGGCTGTGGTTTTTGTAATGCGGCACTGCATGATTTAAATAGTATATCTG AAAAACTAAAATGCCTCAAAAATAAAGATAGTTGCGAAGATAATGAGGTtctacaaaaacacaaaacctATAATCGTCCGATTTTGATGCAACATTTTCCAACCTATCGAAAATCGGATGCCGTTTGTAGAGAACATGATGCACCAAGCATTGAGTTCTTCCGCGAAAATTGGGAGGTGCTCTCAAAAAAATCAACAGATTTAATAG gCAAACTCCTAACACCACGAGTTGCTTTCGCTGGCCACAGCCATCATTATTGCTTGAATATAAATCGTTTTGGTGTAGAAGAGTATACAGTAGCCTCTTTCAGTTGGCGCAATAAAGTAGAACCGAGCTTCTTGCTG ACTTCTTTTAGCGGCCCGTCCTACGCTGTCTCAAAATGCAAAATGTTAGCACAAATGCATgtctataatacatacatagcgGCAACGACAATATTAATAGcaacaattatttttcaaatctcAAGAAAATTCATGAGTATAAGCAAAAAAGCCTGA
- the LOC106621162 gene encoding sodium-coupled monocarboxylate transporter 2-like, with protein MPDKTLKYAEYSQFHFSIADYCVFVGMLLLSTGTGIYFGYIRKNIKPVKPIINLEMNKHKEPDFGSKAMSEYLLGSRRLKVFPVAMSLVASYISGVTMLGVPSEIYSYGTQYWLIIVPVILMAFVVSRVYLPVFTALNVGSSYEYLEMRFSSSVRSIASFMFVMDEIFFLPIILYVPAIAFNQVTGVNIYVISGVICVVCVIYTLIGGIKAVVHTDAWQTLVMFIALVVVVILGTIAAGGPGPVFKHASEGGRLVFFNINPSLYERQSFWAVLIGGFTYWTAFNSVNQTMVQRYMSLPTLKRGQHSIVIFTLGVVLFLSVCCFAGLLVFDFYRNCDPLNAGLISNDDQLLPIYVMQTVGHLQGVPGLFIAGVFGAALSSLSVVLNATALVFLQDIVRGSFKVKLGERATNILVKSVIVLLGTVAMALIFVLEKLSGILSVATSVTAIAGGTTFGMFTLGMLVPWSNTKGALAGAAAGALMSGWVSFGSQAAIGAGRIGPHKLNVSVMDCLANYTIPEPDYGDEADVFPLYRLSFHWITVIGVVSTLLVGTVVSFLTGPTVLKKLDAELISPVIHRFLPKECFLPRNASPDFMRDNTPQTFTHLLANGGESASDLGRY; from the exons ATGCCAGACAag ACACTCAAATATGCGGAATATTCGCAATTTCATTTTTCAATTGCCGATTACTGTGTTTTTGTGGGGATGTTGTTGCTATCCACAGGAACGGGTAtctatttcggttatataag AAAGAATATAAAACCAGTTAAACCAATTATTAATTTAGAGATGAACAAACACAAAGAACCGGATTTTGGTTCCAAAGCAATGAGTGAATACTTGTTGGGCTCTAGGCGGCTGAAAGTATTTCCAGTAGCAATGAGCCTAGTTGCCAG CTATATTTCAGGAGTAACTATGCTTGGCGTACCGTCGGAAATCTATAGCTACGGTACTCAATATTGGTTAATTATTGTACCGGTTATTTTGATGGCATTCGTTGTATCAAGAGTTTATTTGCCTGTGTTTACGGCTTTAAATGTTGGATCTTCCTATGAG TATTTGGAAATGCGTTTCAGTTCCAGTGTGCGGAGTATTGCATCATTTATGTTTGTGATGGATGAG aTCTTTTTCTTGCCAATAATTTTGTATGTGCCAGCAATAGCGTTTAATCAAG ttaCTGGCGTCAATATATACGTCATAAGTGGGGTCATTTGTGTAGTTTGCGTGATCTACACATTGATT gGCGGCATAAAAGCTGTAGTCCATACAGATGCCTGGCAAACGTTGGTAATGTTTATTGCTTTGGTGGTTGTAGTTATACTGGGCACGATAGCTGCAGGAGGACCTGGACCAGTATTTAAGCATGCCTCCGAAGGTGGGCGCCtagttttttttaa TATTAACCCTTCATTATATGAGCGGCAATCATTTTGGGCCGTATTGATTGGCGGTTTCACCTACTGGACTGCCTTTAATAGCGTCAATCAGACCATGGTTCAGCGTTACATGTCTTTGCCGACATTGAAGAGAGGTCAACACTCGATTGTAATCTTTACACTGGGCGTTGTGCTCTTCTTATCAGTTTGCTGCTTTGCCGGTTTGTTGGTTTTCGATTTCTATAGAAATTGTGATCCGCTAAATGCTGGACTCATATCG AACGACGATCAGTTACTACCCATCTATGTTATGCAAACTGTTGGTCATCTACAAGGCGTACCGGGTCTCTTTATCGCTGGCGTCTTTGGCGCAGCGCTAAGCTCACTCTCAGTCGTGCTCAACGCAACGGCTTTGGTATTCCTACAGGATATTGTGCGTGGCAGTTTTAAGGTGAAACTTGGCGAACGTGCAACAAATATTTTGGTGAAAAGCGTTATCGTTTTGCTGGGCACGGTAGCTATGGCATTGATATTCGTGCTGGAGAAGCTAAGTGGTATTTTGAGCGTTGCCACTTCAGTCACCGCCATTGCGGGTGGCACAACTTTTGGTATGTTCACGCTCGGCATGTTAGTGCCATGGAGTAATACGAAGGGTGCTTTGGCTGGTGCTGCAGCGGGTGCGCTTATGTCTGGTTGGGTGTCATTCGGATCACAGGCCGCCATAGGTGCTGGTCGTATTGGTCCACATAAATTGAATGTTTCCGTAATGGATTGTTTGGCAAATTACACAATACCAGAACCGGATTATGGCGATGAAGCGGACGTATTTCCTTTATATCGTTTATCTTTCCATTGGATAACTGTGATTGGTGTTGTGTCAACGTTACTAGTTGGTACTGTGGTGTCCTTCCTTACCGGACCAACAGTGTTGAAGAAACTGGATGCAGAGTTAATATCACCCGTAATTCACAG ATTTCTACCCAAGGAATGCTTCCTACCACGCAATGCAAGTCCGGATTTCATGCGGGATAATACCCCGCAAACTTTCACCCACCTCTTGGCTAACGGTGGTGAGAGTGCAAGTGATCTAGGCAGATATTAA
- the LOC106621156 gene encoding sodium-coupled monocarboxylate transporter 2-like codes for MQKKISNYAEYSQLLFSIPDYCVFGALLLFSTGIGIYFGYIKKKPVKPSSDEESNDHNGPDFGSKGMSEYMLGSRQMKVFPVAMSLVASYISGATMLGTPSEIYNYGTQYWLIVISIILMAIAVSKVYMPVFALLKVSSSYEYLEIRFGASVRTIAAVLFIGKMIFYMPIILYVPSLAFNQVTGINVYITSSVMSLIVVIYTILGGIKAVVQTDIWQTLVMFIGIIVVVILGVIYAGGFGPVFQHAAEGGRIIFANITPSLYERQSLWSVLIGGFFYWTSYNSVNQSMVQRYMSLPTLKKAQHSMIIFTISATIFLSFCCFAGLLIFDFYRNCDPLSAGLISNNDQLLPSYVMQTVGHLQGIPGLFIAGVFGAGLSSLSLGFNCTALVIFEDIVRASFKIKLSERASKILVGIAIVIQGVIAVALIFVLEKLSGILSVVSSLVAIESSTTCGIFTLGMLVPWSTTKGALAGAVAGAIMSGWVSFGSQAVKASGQLGSHILEVFVSECPANSTITEPEYVDESDVFPLYRLSYHWIPVIGVLSTLLVGTVTSFLCGPKDLKTLNANVISPVIHRFLPKECFKATPNANPILSRGNSERTSTSISNKSKRMSATEKY; via the exons ATGCAGAAAAAG atATCCAACTATGCAGAATATTCACaattacttttttcaattcCCGACTACTGTGTTTTTGGAGCGCTATTGTTGTTCTCTACGGGAATCGGTATCTATTTTGGCTACATAAA AAAGAAACCGGTTAAACCAAGCAGTGATGAGGAATCAAACGACCATAACGGACCGGACTTTGGTTCTAAAGGAATGAGTGAATATATGCTGGGATCCAGACAAATGAAAGTATTTCCAGTGGCAATGAGTCTTGTTGCTAG CTACATTTCTGGCGCAACTATGCTGGGCACTCCATCGGAAATCTACAACTATGGCACTCAATATTGGCTAATCGTTATATCGATAATTTTGATGGCAATAGCGGTATCAAAAGTCTATATGCCAGTATTTGCCTTGTTAAAAGTCAGTTCTTCTTATGAG tatttggAAATTCGTTTCGGCGCGAGCGTTCGAACTATTGCCGCAGTTTTGTTTATTGGGAAAATG ATATTTTACATgccaataattttatatgtgcCATCATTAGCATTTAATCAAG TCACTGGAATTAATGTATACATCACTAGTAGCGTCATGAGTTTAATTGTTGTGATCTACACAATATTG ggTGGTATTAAGGCTGTGGTTCAAACTGATATTTGGCAAACATTGGTTATGTTTATTGGGATAATAGTTGTTGTCATACTTGGAGTTATATATGCAGGTGGATTTGGACCAGTATTTCAGCACGCTGCTGAAGGTGGACGCATCATTTTTGCTAA TATAACCCCTTCATTATATGAGAGACAGTCATTATGGTCTGTATTGATTGGTGGCTTTTTCTATTGGACCAGCTATAATAGTGTAAATCAGTCCATGGTTCAACGTTACATGTCGCTGCCGACTTTGAAGAAAGCACAGCATTCGATGATCATCTTTACGATCAGCGCTACAATATTCCTTTCGTTTTGCTGTTTCGCCGGTTTATTGATATTTGATTTCTATCGAAATTGTGATCCACTAAGCGCTGGACTCATCTCG AACAACGATCAATTATTACCGAGCTACGTAATGCAAACTGTTGGTCATCTACAAGGCATACCGGGTCTTTTTATAGCCGGTGTTTTTGGCGCAGGGTTAAGTTCTTTATCGTTGGGATTTAATTGTACTGCATTGGTAATCTTTGAGGATATTGTGCGTGCtagttttaaaataaagctaAGCGAACGCGCTTCAAAAATACTTGTCGGAATCGCAATAGTTATCCAGGGTGTAATTGCTGTTGCGTTGATTTTTGTTCTTGAAAAGTTAAGTGGCATTTTGAGCGTAGTGTCTTCGCTTGTTGCCATTGAAAGCAGTACCACGTGTGGAATATTCACACTCGGCATGTTGGTACCATGGAGCACTACAAAAGGGGCATTAGCTGGCGCTGTTGCGGGCGCAATTATGTCCGGTTGGGTGTCTTTTGGCTCACAAGCAGTAAAAGCAAGCGGCCAACTTGGTTCGCATATTTTAGAAGTGTTTGTATCGGAATGTCCCGCTAATTCCACAATAACTGAACCCGAATATGTTGATGAGTCGGATGTATTTCCTTTATATCGTTTATCGTATCATTGGATACCTGTGATTGGTGTTTTGTCTACATTACTGGTTGGCACTGTGACATCTTTTCTCTGCGGACCAAAAGACTTGAAAACATTGAACGCAAATGTAATATCACCTGTAATCCATAG ATTTTTACCGAAAGAATGTTTCAAGGCTACGCCTAATGCAAACCCTATTTTATCCAGAGGTAATTCTGAGCGAACATCAACTTCTATTTCGAATAAGTCCAAACGCATGAGTGCTACGGAGAAATACTAA
- the LOC106616732 gene encoding sodium-coupled monocarboxylate transporter 2 isoform X1: MQNKISNYAEYSQLLFSIPDYCVFGALLLFSTGIGIYFGYIKKKPVKPSSDEESNGHNVPDFGSKGMSEYMLGSRQMKVFPVAMSLVASYISGATMLGTPSEIYNYGTQFFLIVIPIILMAITVSKVYMPVFALLKVSSSYEYLEIRFGSNVRTIAAVLFIGKMILYMPIILYVPSLAFNQVTGINVYITSSVMSLIVVIYTILGGIKAVVQTDIWQTLVMFIGIIVVVILGVIYAGGFGPVFQHAAEGGRIIFANITPSLYERQSLWSVLIGGFFYWTSYNSVNQSMVQRYMSLPTLKKAQHSMMIFTISATIFLSFCCFAGLLIFDFYRNCDPLSAGLISNNDQLLPIYVMQTVGHLQGIPGLFIAGVFGAGLSSLSLGFNCTALVIFEDIVRGSFEMNLSERASTILVKITIIIQGVIAVALIFVLEKLSGILSVVSSLVAIESSTTCGIFTLGMLVPWTTTKGALAGAVAGAIMSGWVSFGTQAAKASGQLGSHILEVFVSECPANSTITEPEYVDESDVFPLYRLSFHWIPVIGVLSTLLVGTVTSFLCGPKDLKTLNANVISPVIHRFLPKECFNATPNANPIYISDKSKHMSATEKY; the protein is encoded by the exons ATGCAGAACAAG ATATCCAACTATGCAGAATATTCACaattacttttttcaattcCCGACTACTGTGTTTTTGGAGCGCTATTGTTGTTCTCTACGGGAATCGGTATCTATTTTGGCTACATAAA AAAGAAACCGGTTAAACCAAGCAGTGATGAGGAATCAAACGGCCATAACGTACCGGACTTTGGTTCTAAAGGAATGAGTGAATATATGCTGGGATCCAGGCAAATGAAAGTATTTCCAGTGGCAATGAGTCTTGTTGCTAG CTACATTTCTGGCGCAACTATGCTGGGCACACCATCGGAAATCTACAACTATGggactcaattttttttaatcgttaTACCGATCATTTTGATGGCAATAACGGTGTCAAAAGTCTATATGCCAGTATTTGCCTTGTTAAAAGTCAGTTCTTCTTATGAG tatttggAAATTCGTTTCGGCTCCAACGTTCGAACTATTGCCGCAGTTTTGTTTATTGGGAAAATG ATATTGTACATgccaataattttatatgtgcCATCATTAGCATTTAATCAAG TCACTGGAATTAATGTATACATCACTAGTAGCGTCATGAGTTTAATTGTTGTGATCTACACAATATTG GGGGGTATTAAGGCCGTGGTTCAAACTGATATTTGGCAAACATTAGTTATGTTTATTGGGATAATAGTTGTTGTCATACTTGGAGTGATATATGCAGGTGGATTTGGACCAGTATTTCAGCACGCTGCTGAAGGTGGACGCATCATTTTTGCTAA TATAACCCCTTCATTATATGAGAGACAGTCATTATGGTCTGTATTGATTGGTGGCTTTTTCTATTGGACCAGCTATAATAGTGTAAATCAGTCCATGGTTCAACGTTACATGTCGCTGCCGACTTTGAAGAAAGCACAGCATTCGATGATGATCTTTACGATCAGCGCTACAATATTCCTTTCGTTTTGCTGTTTCGCCGGTTTATTGATATTTGATTTCTATCGAAATTGTGATCCACTAAGCGCTGGACTCATCTCG AACAACGATCAATTATTACCGATCTACGTAATGCAAACTGTTGGTCATCTACAGGGCATACCGGGTCTTTTTATAGCCGGTGTTTTTGGCGCAGGGTTAAGTTCTTTATCGTTGGGATTTAATTGTACTGCATTGGTAATCTTTGAGGATATTGTACGTGGCAGTTTTGAAATGAATTTGAGCGAACGCGCTTCAACAATACTTgtcaaaattacaataattatccAGGGTGTAATTGCTGTTGCGTTGATTTTTGTACTTGAAAAGTTAAGTGGCATTTTGAGCGTAGTGTCTTCGCTTGTTGCCATTGAAAGCAGTACCACATGTGGTATATTCACACTCGGCATGTTGGTACCATGGACCACTACGAAAGGGGCATTAGCTGGCGCTGTTGCGGGCGCAATTATGTCTGGTTGGGTGTCGTTTGGCACACAAGCAGCAAAAGCAAGCGGTCAACTTGGTTCACATATTTTGGAAGTTTTTGTATCGGAATGTCCCGCTAATTCCACAATAACTGAACCCGAATATGTTGATGAGTCGGATGTATTTCCTTTATATCGTTTATCGTTTCATTGGATACCTGTAATTGGTGTTTTGTCTACATTACTGGTTGGCACTGTAACATCTTTTCTCTGCGGACCAAAGGACTTGAAAACATTGAACGCAAATGTAATATCACCTGTAATTCATAG ATTTTTACCGAAGGAATGTTTCAATGCTACGCCTAATGCAAACCCGATTTATATTTCGGATAAGTCCAAACACATGAGTGCTACGGAGAAATACTAA
- the LOC106616732 gene encoding sodium-coupled monocarboxylate transporter 2 isoform X2: MISNYAEYSQLLFSIPDYCVFGALLLFSTGIGIYFGYIKKKPVKPSSDEESNGHNVPDFGSKGMSEYMLGSRQMKVFPVAMSLVASYISGATMLGTPSEIYNYGTQFFLIVIPIILMAITVSKVYMPVFALLKVSSSYEYLEIRFGSNVRTIAAVLFIGKMILYMPIILYVPSLAFNQVTGINVYITSSVMSLIVVIYTILGGIKAVVQTDIWQTLVMFIGIIVVVILGVIYAGGFGPVFQHAAEGGRIIFANITPSLYERQSLWSVLIGGFFYWTSYNSVNQSMVQRYMSLPTLKKAQHSMMIFTISATIFLSFCCFAGLLIFDFYRNCDPLSAGLISNNDQLLPIYVMQTVGHLQGIPGLFIAGVFGAGLSSLSLGFNCTALVIFEDIVRGSFEMNLSERASTILVKITIIIQGVIAVALIFVLEKLSGILSVVSSLVAIESSTTCGIFTLGMLVPWTTTKGALAGAVAGAIMSGWVSFGTQAAKASGQLGSHILEVFVSECPANSTITEPEYVDESDVFPLYRLSFHWIPVIGVLSTLLVGTVTSFLCGPKDLKTLNANVISPVIHRFLPKECFNATPNANPIYISDKSKHMSATEKY, encoded by the exons ATATCCAACTATGCAGAATATTCACaattacttttttcaattcCCGACTACTGTGTTTTTGGAGCGCTATTGTTGTTCTCTACGGGAATCGGTATCTATTTTGGCTACATAAA AAAGAAACCGGTTAAACCAAGCAGTGATGAGGAATCAAACGGCCATAACGTACCGGACTTTGGTTCTAAAGGAATGAGTGAATATATGCTGGGATCCAGGCAAATGAAAGTATTTCCAGTGGCAATGAGTCTTGTTGCTAG CTACATTTCTGGCGCAACTATGCTGGGCACACCATCGGAAATCTACAACTATGggactcaattttttttaatcgttaTACCGATCATTTTGATGGCAATAACGGTGTCAAAAGTCTATATGCCAGTATTTGCCTTGTTAAAAGTCAGTTCTTCTTATGAG tatttggAAATTCGTTTCGGCTCCAACGTTCGAACTATTGCCGCAGTTTTGTTTATTGGGAAAATG ATATTGTACATgccaataattttatatgtgcCATCATTAGCATTTAATCAAG TCACTGGAATTAATGTATACATCACTAGTAGCGTCATGAGTTTAATTGTTGTGATCTACACAATATTG GGGGGTATTAAGGCCGTGGTTCAAACTGATATTTGGCAAACATTAGTTATGTTTATTGGGATAATAGTTGTTGTCATACTTGGAGTGATATATGCAGGTGGATTTGGACCAGTATTTCAGCACGCTGCTGAAGGTGGACGCATCATTTTTGCTAA TATAACCCCTTCATTATATGAGAGACAGTCATTATGGTCTGTATTGATTGGTGGCTTTTTCTATTGGACCAGCTATAATAGTGTAAATCAGTCCATGGTTCAACGTTACATGTCGCTGCCGACTTTGAAGAAAGCACAGCATTCGATGATGATCTTTACGATCAGCGCTACAATATTCCTTTCGTTTTGCTGTTTCGCCGGTTTATTGATATTTGATTTCTATCGAAATTGTGATCCACTAAGCGCTGGACTCATCTCG AACAACGATCAATTATTACCGATCTACGTAATGCAAACTGTTGGTCATCTACAGGGCATACCGGGTCTTTTTATAGCCGGTGTTTTTGGCGCAGGGTTAAGTTCTTTATCGTTGGGATTTAATTGTACTGCATTGGTAATCTTTGAGGATATTGTACGTGGCAGTTTTGAAATGAATTTGAGCGAACGCGCTTCAACAATACTTgtcaaaattacaataattatccAGGGTGTAATTGCTGTTGCGTTGATTTTTGTACTTGAAAAGTTAAGTGGCATTTTGAGCGTAGTGTCTTCGCTTGTTGCCATTGAAAGCAGTACCACATGTGGTATATTCACACTCGGCATGTTGGTACCATGGACCACTACGAAAGGGGCATTAGCTGGCGCTGTTGCGGGCGCAATTATGTCTGGTTGGGTGTCGTTTGGCACACAAGCAGCAAAAGCAAGCGGTCAACTTGGTTCACATATTTTGGAAGTTTTTGTATCGGAATGTCCCGCTAATTCCACAATAACTGAACCCGAATATGTTGATGAGTCGGATGTATTTCCTTTATATCGTTTATCGTTTCATTGGATACCTGTAATTGGTGTTTTGTCTACATTACTGGTTGGCACTGTAACATCTTTTCTCTGCGGACCAAAGGACTTGAAAACATTGAACGCAAATGTAATATCACCTGTAATTCATAG ATTTTTACCGAAGGAATGTTTCAATGCTACGCCTAATGCAAACCCGATTTATATTTCGGATAAGTCCAAACACATGAGTGCTACGGAGAAATACTAA